CACAATACCCAATCACACCTTGCAATATAATTGGCAAGAACTGCTGTGTTATGCTGATGCCCGCTCTTTTCCTAATCTGACCGAGCTGCCTGTACGCCTGCATTACTTCCGCTGTGTTCCCCTCTTTCTGTGCTTTGGTCATGCGGTCTGTGATGGGTTTCGTGACGGAGGTGAGAGCGTTTTGTCGTGCCATGATGTCGCTGGACTTTAAGTATAATGGGAAGGTAACAACGCGAATGGCGACTGCTGTGGCTGCTATTGCTCCCCACCAGGGTAGACCACCCCAAATGTGCATGTGTTCGAGCACCCATTCGATCATCGAGGTTGGACCGTAGCCGTATTCCAAGCCGATCTGCTTCAAGTAGCCGATGCCTTCGGGGATGCTCGATATATCAATACCTTCTGCGGTTTTGGGGACGGTATTTAGTGTGATCGTATCCAGATCGGGAAAAGAAGACGTGGAGTTCTCTGGCAGAGGGGCGGTCGCTGGATCGACTGGAGTCTGTGTGGTAGATGCATGTCGTATCGCCGGGATCGAAATAATCGCCGTCGGTGTTGATCTCGTCCATGGCTGTGGTGTCTGTGCTAAGGAGCCTATTCGAGGTGATGTATTGcggaggagaggtcggggagTGTAGGAGAGCTAGATGTTGTATTAGCGATGGCATCTTCACTTCGCAAGTCATTGCATTACATTTCGACATTGCTGCCGTATCAGCGATGGCGCATTGCCTCGCACAAGACGTAGGCCTCTACTGGGCATCGTGGTTGTGATGTGTGCATGAGGATGATCAGCGTGATAATTTCGAGATGCGCAGTCCCAGGAGTCGTTTCCGAATCCGCGTCACGCGAGACTCCGAGGTATCTCCTGAGATAGATCGATGCGGAAGAATCAAAGAATATGTGCGAGCAGTACGTTGGAAATGAATAGATGACGACGGAAATGTTCAAACCCGTCTTATGTCTACATGAAATGCCGCCCAGCTGCCTGAGTGGCATTGTAGAAGCGCTTGCTGCCGCCCAATGCTATGCACGACCATCTCCATGACCATGCCACCTCGAGATGACCTGTGACATGATCTTCCGCCTGTGTGTACACCTTCTAGTGGTCATGTTTTTCTCCGCAGCCTCTCTCGCATCATTGATATGTTCCACACATTACTCCAACGAGGTGTAAGCATCCACCTCCCGACCACTTCTCCGTCTTCGCTCCACTGGATCATCCTTGATCTCAATACCCGGCCCAATCTTGTGAGCCTGACTCCTATGTGTTGGAAAGATCTGTACTAACCATTAGCACTTGCATGATCCAACACTGCCCTGCTCTACAACATCCTCGGCTGAGCGATCCACATCCATGAAGTATACATACCTTCGTGTTACTCCACCCTAACCTGAACGCCGCCTCATGTGCAAACAACTCTCCAAATCCCAACATCAATCCATTGACAAACGGTAATAGTAGGTTTATTGCTGCTCCTCTCATCAAGCTCCATATCGTTGGCGGTTGGTATAGGATCATGGGACTGCTCGAGTCTGATGTTGGCTCATCTGATGAATCTTGATTCGAGTGATTCGCGTCGTAGTTTTCGCTGTCGGAAGGAAATGTCGTTTGTGATTCGGAGAGGTCGCGTGAAGACATGGTTGGTATAGCCGGCTGTCAAGCCGTGGAGTGGATGTGGTCGTCGAAGTGGATGATCGGGATGATGGTGAATGGTCTCTCCAGTATCACAAGTCGCGCCGCTTCACTCGGTATTGCAGCAGTAAGTAGGTGAGTGTTGGTGAATGGTTTGGTGATTATAGTCGGCAACGGAAAGACGGCCGTGGTGAACACAGCTCACATGCAACTTCATGTCTCGCATGCCTCTCCCGCAGTCGCCCGCCAAGCCAACTGACCTCATTGATGGTTTGCGATCCAACTTCCTTATCACACAAACACCCACCTCCACGACAGATCTCACCAGATCATTCTTAAGAACACCACCCAAATCTGACCACACCACCACCTCGCCATCAACTGGCTGACCACCCATCATGGCCGACAACCACGACGACTTGATCGCGCAATTCAGCTCCGTCACAGGCGCAAACCCGAGCATAGTATGTACCAATCAACATGTAACTTGACATCATGCTGACCATTCTTCCTGATAGGCTCAAAATGCGCTCGGTGCCGCCAACTGGAATCTCGAACAAGCTATCACCCTCTACTACGCCGAGAACGAAGACCAACCCAACGCCTCCGACGAAGACATCCCCGAGGCACCTGCTGCTCAACCTACCCAGCCACAGCCCCTCAGCTCATCCTCGAGTAGCAAGCCAAAAGCTGCGACAAGTGGCAACTCCAAGATGAAGACTATTCGCGATCTGCAAGGTGGAGGCGACAAGGGTGAAGACGAGGACAAGCCACAGGACATGTTCGCAGGCGGCGAGAAAAGTGGACTCGCTGTACAGAACCCAGGTGAAGGCGGACAACCCATCGACCATTTCCGCAACATCATGCAACAGGCGCGTCAGAATAGGGAGCGACCACCTGGCGCTGACGGTGAGGAGGAGGAGACACCACGGTCGACGGCATTCTCCGGACGAGCGCAGACACTGGGCGGTGATGATGCACCCAGTCAGGTCGTCGAAGATCCAAATGCTCCTCCACCATCCAGTTCTGACCGCCAGCGCCCACCACGTGTGAGCAGGACATTGCATCTATGGGCGGACGGTGTCAGCATCGATGACGGTCCTCTCCTTCGCTTCGACGACCCAGCCAACGAGCACATCATGCAGGAAATCAACCAAGGTCGTGCACCGAAAGCACTGCTCGACGTTCAGCCAGATCAAGAAGTCGACCTCAACCTCGATCCACACAAGGGTGAGAACTACGTCCAGCCTAAGCCAAAGTACAAGCCATTTGGTGGACAAGGCAACAGACTAGGCGCACCAACACCAGGGCTTGCGACATCATCTGGCGCAGCATCCTCATTATCTTCCGCAGCGCCACCCGCTGCCGCCTCCCAGCCTGCGACACAGCAACCCGCCATCGACGAGTCGCAACCAACGATCCAGCTTCAAGTAAGATTAGGAGATGGCACTCGTCTTGTCGCTCGCTTCAACACCACCCAAACCATTGGCGACGTCTACAGCTTCGTGGACAGGGCCGCATCACAGCCGAGATCCTACGCGCTCATGCAGACCTTCCCTTCAAAAGAGCTCAGCGACAAGTCACAGGTGCTTGGCGAGATGAGCGACTTTAAGCGTGGTGGCACCGTAGTGCAAAAGTGGACGTAAAGATATTGGACTTCCGGATTCGATTATAGAGGGGGGAGGGAGGCATGATGGCATGATTACGGACGTAAAGGCGCAACGAGCATATGAAAGCAGGACCGGCGGACTCATTGGTTGGTTCTGAAAAAGGGCATGATACCAAGGCATCACTTTTAAAAGGTCGTCAAAATCGGGAAATGACGACCGTTGTGGATTGAGAAAAAGGGACTACGTAGACGACGTGCTACATTATAGAGATTGTAGCGAATCACAACATTTGCTAATCAAAGATTCTCGTATCAACTTTGTTACTTCTCTCACTGAAAGGGCTGCTTCTCCAGTTTCTTAGCAAGACCACCTCCCCAAACACCCTTCTTCTTCGTTGTGCCTTGCGACTTGGATGGCGGTGGACCAGAATTCTGCTTTTTGTTGGCGTTGGCAGCGGCAGCGGGTGCATCGGCGCTCTTACGCTTCCTTCCAGTCGTCTCCTGGTTCGAACGGGTTTCTGGTGGAGGACTCTTCCCCTCCCCCTTCGAACTAGCAGGCTTCGTACCCATCGCCTTAGGACCGAAAGTACCAGCCAGTGCGCCGCCAATGTTGTCCGCCTTGATTGTATTATCCTTGCGACGTGGTGATCTAGGCTCGCCAGGACGGATGCGTTGGACCAGGTCCCCGTTGACGGGGTATCGGATCATGTCGCCTTGCTCGGCGAGGGCTGTGAGGCAAGTTTTACTTTCGTCTTCGTCGTAGACTGGGGCTGCTTCACTTCCAGCGACAGTTTGTCGCCTTAGATGGGCGTTGATGCGGACGAGGACTCGGGCGTCTTTCACGCCGGTGTTGTAGTATTTGTCAGCATGCTCTAGATGGTCCATGATCTTGGCGAGGGCGCCGCGATACGTTGCCAGGCGGCCGACGGAGAGCTGGGTTTGAGGTTGAGTTGAGGCTGGCGGTGAGTTGCGGCGACCTTGACTTTGACTGGATGATTCGCCTTTTCTGGACTGCGGCGGTAACTTCCCCTTGCTGATCTGTGAGTCGCAGGGGCATTCGCTACCCAGGCACTGTTCAGGCAGGTCTCTGTGTTGACGGACGCGACCATGATCGCCGCGTACTGGATACTCCACTAGGTCGTTGGCACCTGATAGAGCTGTCAGGATCGTTTGCGCTTCGTCTCCAGTGAAGTTCACATGTGTGGAAGAGGCGCGATCTGGTCGCCAGCGAAGATTCCAGTTCACGGCTGCGGCGACTACATTCAACGTGACTCCATTCGTGAACCTTGACTGGTGTACGAGCTCAGACAGGCCATCTCGAAACAAGGCCTGCCTCTCCGGAGTGATAGAAGTTGTTGCAGACTTGGCAGACTGTTTCTCACCAGATGGAGATGTCTTGTCAGGCGTCTCCCCACGCTTTCCAGCATTGATCAAGCCTCTGGCGGCCTGCGTACCCGGTGACAGCGGTCTCGTCTTACCGACACGCAGCGGTCTCGTGGTCTTCGGCCCGATGGAAGAGAAATGTCCCTTGTAGTAGACACGGTCGGACCAGTGCAGGACGAGGTATCCCTTGGTTGGGGGAAAGtcttgatctgggccttGATCTCTCACATATGCTTGTGGACGGCTGGAGGCCTCGACAACGAGCAAAAGCTGGTAGCCCAGCATAGAAATGCCTCTGAACGCCTCCTCCCCGGTGAAGTTCCGGCCTCCAGACCTGGCGTCAAACCGACTGTCTTTATACGGTTCCAGAAACTCATCTCTCACATCTTTGGGCAAGCCTCTGACCATGGTTCGCTGGCACTCGGCCATGTCAGGGATGTCGTCTCCAGGATGCTGGGCCTCAATCGATGCTCTGATTGCATAACATAAGCATTGCAGGTCCTCGCCCTCTGTGATTTCTGGCCCGAAGCCTTGTGATTCACATGCAAGTATACCGTCCTCACTGATGAAGTCAACTTCAACTTCCAGTTTCCGACCAGTACGACGTGGTCGTCTAGGTCTCGACGGCGGCTGACCAGGACCAGTCTCCCGCGGTGGCGAAGTCTTCCTACCCTTCCCTTTCCCAGCTTCAGGATCAGCATCGCCACCAGTCTGTGTAGCATTGCCGAAACCGAGCTTCTCTGTCCCATCAATTCGAAGGTCATCAATTGGCTTTCTCTTCTTCTTGGGGCTGGGCTCCTTTGGCGGAGTCGCGTTTCGTTTGGGAGGAGATCCCGGCGGCGTGGTCGACTCGAGCGAAGTCTTGGGAGGAGGTTGCTGAGGCGTGTTTGACTTGGGCGGCGTCTGCGGTACATTCGACCACCCACCTGGTGTCGAAGGTCCCTGCTGTGGAGATGCAGCCTTCGAGCCCGATCTTGGCGAGGTTGGACCTTGACCTGGTGGGGATGATGGACGACCGCGATTGTTGTTATCACCTGTAGGTTGTTTCGGTGGAGACGGAGTTTGCTGGCTGTTCTGCTGGGCTTTCTTCGCAAGCTCAAGCAATTCCtgcctttgctttcgcagCTGCTCGACACGAGAGTCTCCCCCAACGTTAACAGTCCTTGGTGAGCGGTGACCAGGCTGTGCAGATCGCCGCCCGTTCCTCCTTGCTTCATCTTTCCAAACCCGGTAGAACTCATAATCCTCCCTTTCGATCGTGACTGGAGGTGCCGGTGGGAATTCCGCCGTTCCCTCTGTATGCCACGCGTTCCGTTGATTCCGGAAGATGCCATATCTTCGACGCTTGGAGAAATCACGATCGTGTCGCTCTTCCTCCCGACGTCGTTTCATGGTGGCCTCATGCGCCTTCAACGCTTGGTCATGTCTTTCAAAGTAGTGTGCCGAAAGAGGGGGCAACTCATCATCCTCTTCGTCCAGACGTTGAGTGGTCACCGGTGGAGGCGGAGGTGGAGGTGGAGTCCTGGAGCCTCGATTGTTTCCTGGTGAAACTGGATTGCCCTGTCGTTGACCATTTCGGGAGAGAAAACCACTTGCAACTCCGCCTGAGTGTACTTCTCGTCGTTTTCCGCCACCCGTCGTCGCCATATTGGTACCATTGGAGACATTGCCAGCTCGGAACTCCTGCAAATGCTCTTCATCGAGCATGTCTTCATCGCCAGACTGAGCTTCCTGATTATCATTGTCTTCAGACTGTGATCCATGACCCTCACTCTGAGCCGGCGATGCAGTATAAGGCCAATCATCGTCAAAGCCCTGCCATTCGAGCACCCGGTCGCGGGCCCATTCGAAAAGATTTCCGAGATACTCCATGGCGCCGCTCTAATCGCTCACTGTAAAGTGCGAAAAATGAGTATGTCTTGGTTTGCGTTGCGTTTCGCGCATTGCAGCGAAGCCGAATTGTCTTGATGCGCCAGCACAACAAAGGATGCCTTTGTACTGATGGCATACCTTTTCCGGCTTGCATTGCTGAACTTCATTGTTTGGCACAAGTGGGGTTTTCCTCATGTTCGTTGACATCGCCGGATGCGGTCGTGAAGACTTCAACTTTGTATGGTGTGCCAATTGGGTGTGTTCACAGCACAGACGCAGTGTTTTGGCTTCGTGGGTACTGTAGCTCAACGAGGCGATCGGTCGAGTATGTCGCTTTCGAAAGGCATGTTGTACTTCGAACCCTCGAAAACGTATTCGAAGTACATGTTCATACTTTTCAGCAATGCTTGCATGAGCGAAAGCTGAGATAGTGGTGTTTGCAAGACAATGGAGTGCAGCGTTGCGCCAAGCCTCCCGCCCTCCTCACATTACCATCTTTGACCACCTGAAAGGTGACCAATACCAGACAACATCTGAATTGTATGCTCGCTGATAGGGCTACGACCAATAACAATCACTACTGTTACACTAGCTCAAGCGTGCCATGTCCACAGCGAAAAAAGGTCTCGAGTTTCGCCACCCACAGCGGTGCAGATCGCACCTGTCGAATGCTTGCCCGTAGGAGTCTGTTCACTCTCGCTCAACCGTCATATAGACCACTATACGTCTTGTCTCGACTTTCCTACTCCACCAACGCCATGCGAATAAGCGATGCTGGTTGCTAGAAAGCATGCTGATAAATCTCAATACGACACATCTCCATCTTCCTGCTCCTTGCGATGGCCACGCTCAAATCTTCACGTCTTTCATCTCTTCCTCAACATTTGGCAGACCGGCGTCGTGGGCGGGAGACAGTGGTGAAGTCTCCTCATCACTGCTGCTCATAACCATGCTTCCAAGTCTGCTCTTCGGGAAGGGTTGGCTTCCACGTCGCTCCTCCCTTGTCTCGTCCGGTGAGGCCCTTGGGGTGTCAACGGCGACAAGCTTTGAGGGAGGCGCATTCTCGTCGTTCTTCGGTTTCGCTGAAGTG
Above is a window of Fulvia fulva chromosome 6, complete sequence DNA encoding:
- a CDS encoding Mitochondrial import protein 1, producing MSSRDLSESQTTFPSDSENYDANHSNQDSSDEPTSDSSSPMILYQPPTIWSLMRGAAINLLLPFVNGLMLGFGELFAHEAAFRLGWSNTKIFPTHRSQAHKIGPGIEIKDDPVERRRRSGREVDAYTSLE
- a CDS encoding UBX domain-containing protein 1, with translation MADNHDDLIAQFSSVTGANPSIAQNALGAANWNLEQAITLYYAENEDQPNASDEDIPEAPAAQPTQPQPLSSSSSSKPKAATSGNSKMKTIRDLQGGGDKGEDEDKPQDMFAGGEKSGLAVQNPGEGGQPIDHFRNIMQQARQNRERPPGADGEEEETPRSTAFSGRAQTLGGDDAPSQVVEDPNAPPPSSSDRQRPPRVSRTLHLWADGVSIDDGPLLRFDDPANEHIMQEINQGRAPKALLDVQPDQEVDLNLDPHKGENYVQPKPKYKPFGGQGNRLGAPTPGLATSSGAASSLSSAAPPAAASQPATQQPAIDESQPTIQLQVRLGDGTRLVARFNTTQTIGDVYSFVDRAASQPRSYALMQTFPSKELSDKSQVLGEMSDFKRGGTVVQKWT